Within the Acidobacteriota bacterium genome, the region CGTTCAGAGTTCAACCTTTAGGTTGCTCGTTCGAGGTTAAGCAAGCTAAAGCTTGAACTCTGAACACTTGAACGCTGAACATTGGTATTAGCGGTACTGACTACTGCCTTTCGAAAGGAGTTTGGAGAGTATCTATGTCGAAAGAGACGATGCATAAGGAGGTCGTGATTCTCGGCTCGGGACCTGCGGGCTTGACTGCCGCAATCTACGCCGCTCGAGCGAACCTCAATCCGCTGGTGGTTGAAGGTCCGGAGCCGGGCGGCCAGTTGATGATCACAACCGACGTCGAAAACTATCCGGGCTTTGCGAACGGGATCATGGGTCCCATACTTATGGACGAGTTTCGCGGGCAGGCTAAACGGTTCGGAACAGAGTTCATTGTAAGCTGGGTGAGCAAAGCCGACTTAAGCCAACGGCCGTTCACTATCGAGACGGAAGATCACATAATCAAAGCAGAATCGTTGATCATTGCAACCGGTGCTTCGGCGAAGTGGCTTGGCATTCCCGGCGAAGCGCCGACCCCGGTCGGCTTCGGCGGCAACGGCGTTTCGGCTTGCGCGACCTGCGATGGGTTCTTCTTCAAGGGCAAGCCGCTGGTTGTCGTCGGCGGCGGCGACACCGCGATGGAAGAGGCGACATTCCTTACGAAGTTTGCCAGCGGGGTGACCGTTGCTCATAGGCGCGATTCCTTGCGCGCGTCGAAGTTCATGCAAGACAAGGCCTTCAATAATGAAAAGATCGATTTCATTTGGGATACGGGGGTTGAAGAGATACTCGGAACGCGTGAGGGCGGCGTCACCGGAGTGCGGTTGAAAAACTTGAAGACAGGGGAAGAGCGAGTGCTGCCTACCGGAGGGGTGTTTATCGCTATTGGCCATCGGCCAAACACCGATCTATTCAGGGGGCAGCTCGATATGGATGAAGTGGGCTACATAAAGACCGGGGACCGTTCGACGGCCACGAACATTCCGGGTGTGTTTGCGTGCGGCGACGCGCAGGACTCGGTCTACCGCCAGGCTGTCACCGCGGCGGGAACAGGTTGCATGGCTGCGATTGACGCCGAGCGGTTTCTCGACAATCATCCGATCGCCGCGGAAGATGGGAAGAAGGAAGCAGAACTCGCCGTGCAGTAACGAGAGGGTACTCAAGTTGGCCAGCAGTATCACCACATCACCCGCCGTAGAAGTGGCTCCGGCAGTCCGGTTGGGGGTCGCTCAACAGATTGTCGCGTTCACTGAAGTCTTGCTGATTGGCGTATGGCTAGGCTCGATGATCTTCTTCAGCTTTGCAGTAGCGCCAAGCGCGTTCGCGGTGCTCCCAACACGAGAGATGGCCGGCTTGCTGGTCACCAGCACCATCGGCAAGATCGAACTGCTCGGTCTGATCATCGGTCCGCTGCTGATTCTCATAAAGGCGCTCGGATTGCGGGCCAGGCGATTGAGCGGGGCAAGCAAGACTCTGGAAGGTGTTCTCGTCCTCGTAATGATCGCGGCTGCTGCGCTGTCGCGGTTCTGGATTTCACCGAGCATGGTCTCGCTGCGTGCCGCGATGGGCGGACACATCGACGACGTGGCGGTGACTGACCCACTCCGCTTGCAGTTCAACGATCTTCATCAGTATTCGGTGGCGCTGATGAGCGCTGCAATGATTTCCGGATTCGTGGTGCTATTTCTCACTGTTCGATCATGCCTCAAGCGGTAGACGCGACAAGAGTCGGGGCGCAAGACCGATTTCGTTCACTACTCGGCGGCCCCGCGAACCTCCAGGAAACAGACAACAGATTGACTTGAGCAGACACACCTGAATATTATCGTGATATGAGCGAGCCGCTTATCATCGAAGAAGGTCCGATGCCACCGGAACTGGCCGTTCGGTTCGAGAAAGCCAGGCGTAACCTGCTGTGGTTTAACGAACACGTCAGGGAGCTAAAGGTGTACGAACGCTATCGGGGTTGTTACGTCGCTGCTGCCAGCGAGGAATTGTTTGTTGCCGATACGCCGGAAGAGCTTAGACGTCTAGTCAACGAGAAGTATCCTGACGAGGCGCCACACGTCCGCTACATCCCGCACAAGAACTTGAGCCGCATCTATGCGTCTCAATGGTGAATGTTGGAGTGTAAGGATGGACGACAAGATCATTATAACTGAGGAACCAGAGAACCCAGAACTCAGCCGGCGGCTGGCGCAGTTCCGTAGGAACGGGCAATGGCTTACCCAGCACGGAGCACCGTTTTTCGAGCAATTTCGCGGTCAATACATCGCAGTGTCCGAAGGCGAGATTTTCGCTTCCAGCGACGCCTCAGTTGCGCAAAGCCTGGCCAAACAGAAACATCCCGACGACGAGCCGTTCGTGCAGTACATACCACAAGAAAGATACGAACGAATCTATTCGTGTTGAAGGTCGCTGGCATCTATTCGACGATGGCATTCTGAGGCCAGTCGTTGATTCATTCGTGCAGACGCCCGACGGAACATGGCAGGCTGCCATGTTGCTGCTGGATGCAGGGCTGATCGGACGGTGTTTGAGGCCCGGCTCTTGACCGTGCTTCAGAAGCTTGCCGTGCCTGCCGATGAAGCACCGGAACTCGGAGGCGTCGGAGGGAAAGCCGCCTGCATCTTCGCTCGGACTCGCCTCGGCTTCGTGCGAGACGACGGGCAACTGGTGAACGTTCAAGGGCTGTTTGGTGTTTTCACGAATCTTACTAGCAGCGACGTTTCTATCCTCGGCCGGGACGTGACCAACAATTTTGATGTCATCTACAGCTTCCCTCATCGCGAGGTGATGCTCCTCGCGCCGCCCCATGGCTACCAAATTCTTTCGCCAGCTTGAGCGCCGGTTTCCGATCCAAATGAAGATGCATTCCTGCCTTGACGATTGTCGAAGCGGACTATAATCTCGCCTGAACTCGTGGAGACAA harbors:
- the trxB gene encoding thioredoxin-disulfide reductase gives rise to the protein MHKEVVILGSGPAGLTAAIYAARANLNPLVVEGPEPGGQLMITTDVENYPGFANGIMGPILMDEFRGQAKRFGTEFIVSWVSKADLSQRPFTIETEDHIIKAESLIIATGASAKWLGIPGEAPTPVGFGGNGVSACATCDGFFFKGKPLVVVGGGDTAMEEATFLTKFASGVTVAHRRDSLRASKFMQDKAFNNEKIDFIWDTGVEEILGTREGGVTGVRLKNLKTGEERVLPTGGVFIAIGHRPNTDLFRGQLDMDEVGYIKTGDRSTATNIPGVFACGDAQDSVYRQAVTAAGTGCMAAIDAERFLDNHPIAAEDGKKEAELAVQ
- a CDS encoding DUF4149 domain-containing protein; the protein is MASSITTSPAVEVAPAVRLGVAQQIVAFTEVLLIGVWLGSMIFFSFAVAPSAFAVLPTREMAGLLVTSTIGKIELLGLIIGPLLILIKALGLRARRLSGASKTLEGVLVLVMIAAAALSRFWISPSMVSLRAAMGGHIDDVAVTDPLRLQFNDLHQYSVALMSAAMISGFVVLFLTVRSCLKR